A single Anatilimnocola floriformis DNA region contains:
- a CDS encoding DUF2177 family protein codes for MFSWKAFLVLLPIFAIIDLTYLGFVMKWFYDREIGELARRASNGALAPRWIAAVIVYVLIPLGIMVFVRPHVAATDSVLIALMWGAVYGLVVYGVYDFTNRATLEKWSLQLALADVLWGCVLCGTTAAISHWLTPPPG; via the coding sequence ATGTTTTCCTGGAAGGCCTTTCTCGTCTTGCTGCCGATCTTCGCGATCATCGACCTGACTTACCTCGGGTTTGTGATGAAGTGGTTCTACGATCGCGAGATCGGCGAACTCGCCCGCCGCGCCAGCAACGGCGCCCTTGCTCCGCGCTGGATCGCCGCGGTGATCGTCTACGTGCTGATCCCGCTCGGCATCATGGTCTTCGTCCGACCGCACGTTGCGGCCACCGATTCCGTGCTCATCGCGCTGATGTGGGGCGCGGTCTACGGCTTGGTGGTCTACGGCGTGTACGACTTCACCAACCGCGCCACACTAGAGAAATGGTCGCTGCAACTCGCCCTCGCCGATGTCCTCTGGGGCTGCGTCCTTTGCGGCACCACGGCGGCAATCTCGCATTGGCTAACGCCGCCGCCGGGGTAG
- a CDS encoding EthD family reductase, with product MIRLLVLYGHPRDPAHFDKYYEEAHIPLAKKMKGLKKWTVGKVTGTPDGTPGPYYYVADLYMESRAEFEQLLASPEGQAAVADVPNYATGGVTFLYTEVETII from the coding sequence ATGATTCGCCTGCTCGTGCTGTACGGCCATCCGCGCGATCCCGCGCACTTCGACAAATATTATGAGGAAGCCCATATCCCTCTCGCCAAAAAGATGAAGGGCCTCAAGAAGTGGACGGTCGGCAAAGTCACCGGCACGCCCGATGGTACGCCGGGCCCTTACTACTATGTCGCCGATCTCTACATGGAGAGTCGCGCCGAGTTCGAGCAATTGCTCGCCTCACCCGAAGGCCAAGCCGCCGTGGCCGATGTGCCAAACTACGCGACCGGCGGCGTGACGTTTTTGTACACGGAAGTTGAAACGATCATCTAG
- a CDS encoding response regulator, with product MKLETPSLLITDDDRDFRETLGGVFEARGFRIIEAGDGEQALEIIHREQVHLLLLDNHMPRLTGLETIHRLRHLQLELPFILISAALDQQIEAEARAAKAFSVLSKPVRLPDITGMVARAMQQVYCWSAPQRSA from the coding sequence ATGAAGCTGGAAACTCCCTCGCTGCTGATCACCGACGACGATCGCGATTTTCGCGAGACGTTGGGGGGTGTATTCGAAGCGCGGGGCTTTCGCATCATCGAAGCGGGCGACGGCGAACAAGCCCTCGAGATCATCCACCGCGAGCAGGTCCACCTGCTGCTGCTCGACAACCACATGCCGCGGCTGACGGGCCTGGAAACGATCCACCGCCTGCGTCACCTGCAGCTCGAGTTGCCCTTCATTCTCATTTCCGCTGCGCTCGATCAGCAGATCGAAGCCGAAGCCCGCGCGGCGAAGGCCTTCTCGGTTCTCTCGAAACCAGTTCGCTTGCCGGATATCACCGGTATGGTCGCCCGCGCGATGCAGCAAGTCTACTGCTGGTCAGCCCCCCAACGCTCAGCCTAG
- a CDS encoding MerR family transcriptional regulator — MSLLSPKMAAEALGVSESSLKRWVDQGVLTAVKTVGGHRRLETATLVDYARRSGRQIVKPELLDLGLGGKSLRKGSVLRTQDDPLTAFRQALLRGDESGCRFLARACLAAGMTLAEFGDRFVATSFHDVGDQWLHGVTEVYEERRACQVCHGVLADLFTLLPTPRATAPVAIGAAGEGDPYTLATSLVSLVLRQNGWRSQSLGNNLPWPTLIEAIRDLKPRLFWLSVSTIDDEATFVRNYRAFYAAVGTQTAVVVGGRAWTGELRSKVRFAAHCDSLGHLEAFAATLMRPARKKLRPKTP; from the coding sequence ATGTCGCTCCTAAGTCCGAAAATGGCCGCTGAAGCGCTCGGGGTGAGTGAGTCCTCGCTCAAGCGCTGGGTCGATCAGGGGGTGCTCACCGCAGTGAAGACGGTTGGCGGCCACCGTCGTCTCGAAACGGCTACGCTCGTCGACTATGCCCGCCGCAGCGGACGGCAGATCGTCAAGCCAGAGTTGCTTGACCTCGGCTTGGGTGGCAAGAGTTTGCGGAAAGGGAGCGTTCTGCGAACGCAGGACGATCCACTCACCGCGTTTCGCCAGGCGCTGCTGCGCGGCGATGAGTCAGGCTGTCGTTTTCTCGCTCGCGCTTGCCTCGCGGCCGGCATGACGCTCGCCGAATTTGGCGACCGCTTTGTGGCGACCAGTTTTCATGACGTCGGCGATCAATGGCTTCACGGCGTGACGGAAGTCTACGAAGAGCGCCGCGCCTGTCAGGTTTGTCACGGAGTACTTGCCGATCTCTTCACGCTACTGCCAACTCCGCGCGCCACAGCGCCGGTCGCCATCGGCGCTGCGGGTGAAGGCGATCCTTACACGCTCGCCACGTCGCTGGTGTCGCTCGTCCTCCGTCAAAACGGCTGGCGATCGCAGTCGCTCGGCAACAACTTGCCGTGGCCCACGCTGATCGAAGCCATTCGCGATTTGAAACCTCGACTGTTCTGGTTGTCGGTCTCGACGATCGATGATGAAGCAACGTTCGTTCGCAACTATCGCGCGTTCTACGCGGCCGTGGGAACGCAAACTGCAGTCGTCGTCGGCGGTCGGGCTTGGACGGGTGAGCTGCGAAGCAAAGTTCGTTTCGCCGCCCACTGCGATTCACTCGGACACTTAGAAGCCTTTGCCGCGACACTCATGCGGCCCGCTCGCAAAAAACTGCGCCCCAAAACTCCCTGA
- a CDS encoding DUF1365 domain-containing protein yields the protein MTLSLTNHAVFEGQVTHCRLRPHTHAFRYPISFVYLNLDQLPAAFAGRWLWSCTGPAPAWFRRDDHWGDPHTPLADAVRELVRAKGGSADGAVCALTQLRYWGFVMNPVSFYYCFTPAGDQVSAIVAEVHNTPWGETHCYVLPASESDELWLDKQFHVSPFLPMGMRYRFRFTPPEKTLRMFIENFAGSSSVDEDCVFSANLELKRRVWSTFNLQRLLWAYPLQTQQVYAGIYWQAFRLWLKKTPYFPHPESPANIANSTVK from the coding sequence ATGACTCTGTCCCTTACCAATCACGCGGTTTTCGAGGGTCAGGTGACGCACTGCCGGCTGCGGCCTCACACGCACGCATTTCGTTATCCGATCAGTTTCGTATACCTCAATCTCGATCAACTTCCCGCCGCCTTTGCGGGTCGCTGGTTGTGGTCATGCACCGGTCCTGCGCCGGCCTGGTTTCGCCGCGACGATCATTGGGGCGATCCGCACACGCCGCTCGCTGACGCGGTGCGCGAACTCGTTCGAGCGAAAGGTGGCAGCGCCGACGGCGCGGTGTGTGCGCTGACGCAACTGCGTTACTGGGGCTTCGTGATGAACCCCGTGTCGTTTTATTACTGCTTCACGCCGGCCGGTGATCAAGTCTCGGCGATCGTCGCCGAGGTACACAACACGCCGTGGGGCGAGACGCATTGCTATGTGTTGCCGGCCAGTGAGTCGGATGAGCTGTGGCTCGACAAGCAGTTTCATGTCTCGCCGTTTTTGCCGATGGGGATGCGTTATCGCTTTCGCTTCACACCGCCCGAGAAGACGCTGCGGATGTTCATCGAGAACTTCGCGGGCAGCAGTTCGGTCGACGAGGATTGCGTCTTCAGTGCAAATCTGGAACTGAAGCGCCGGGTGTGGAGCACGTTCAACCTGCAACGACTGCTGTGGGCTTATCCGCTGCAAACGCAACAGGTGTATGCCGGCATTTATTGGCAAGCCTTTCGTTTGTGGCTGAAGAAAACGCCCTATTTTCCGCATCCCGAATCGCCAGCAAACATCGCGAATAGCACCGTGAAGTAA
- a CDS encoding lysylphosphatidylglycerol synthase transmembrane domain-containing protein, giving the protein MKKFVATFAKIGVSVALLGYLGWQAANATRLAPTPDDPNHKIYILPELLAGPKDWGMLALALLAVLAAVMITILRWHMLLRTLGLQFTAQESLRAGFVGYLFNLLPLGLAGADAVKAGFLIHRNPSRKTEAIATVVIDRIIGLYALLVMAGVAALQLDVSQLSFRPETAERDRAATMLFCSVAQYVALGSTIAFGIMLIPGVTELKLWDKLEHLPGVGLVFKKLVAAMRTYRQSTPRVLLAIAMSFCVHTLYVSMVFFAGRGLCSPQPALATHFAFVPISMVAGALPIGAFEATLNGLYYVFSPENTPAIQGFLIALTYRVLQISVATIGVFYYFTGRQEVKQVMAEQAEAKAVA; this is encoded by the coding sequence TTGAAGAAGTTTGTCGCTACATTCGCAAAAATCGGAGTTTCCGTCGCCCTGCTCGGCTATCTCGGCTGGCAAGCAGCCAATGCCACTCGCTTGGCTCCGACGCCCGACGATCCGAATCACAAAATTTATATCCTCCCCGAGCTGCTGGCCGGCCCAAAGGACTGGGGCATGCTTGCCCTGGCCCTGCTGGCAGTGCTGGCAGCCGTAATGATCACCATTCTCCGTTGGCACATGCTGCTGCGGACGCTGGGGCTGCAGTTCACCGCGCAGGAATCGCTGCGGGCGGGCTTCGTCGGCTACCTCTTCAACCTGCTGCCGCTGGGCCTGGCCGGGGCTGATGCGGTGAAGGCGGGCTTTTTGATTCATCGCAATCCGAGTCGCAAGACCGAAGCCATTGCCACGGTCGTGATCGATCGCATCATCGGTTTGTATGCCCTGCTGGTGATGGCCGGCGTCGCTGCTCTGCAGCTTGATGTTTCGCAGCTGAGCTTTCGGCCCGAGACCGCCGAACGCGATCGCGCGGCGACGATGTTGTTTTGCTCGGTCGCGCAATATGTGGCGCTCGGCAGCACCATCGCCTTTGGGATCATGCTGATTCCCGGCGTGACGGAACTGAAACTGTGGGACAAGCTCGAGCACCTGCCGGGCGTTGGTTTGGTGTTTAAGAAACTCGTCGCGGCGATGCGGACCTATCGGCAATCGACGCCGCGGGTGCTGCTGGCCATCGCGATGAGCTTTTGCGTGCACACGCTCTACGTCAGCATGGTTTTTTTCGCGGGCCGCGGCCTGTGCAGTCCGCAGCCGGCGCTGGCGACGCACTTTGCCTTTGTGCCGATCTCGATGGTGGCTGGTGCGTTGCCGATCGGCGCGTTCGAAGCCACGCTGAACGGTTTGTATTACGTCTTCTCGCCGGAGAACACGCCGGCCATTCAGGGCTTTTTGATCGCGCTCACCTATCGCGTGTTGCAGATCTCGGTGGCCACGATTGGTGTGTTTTATTACTTCACAGGTCGGCAAGAAGTGAAGCAAGTGATGGCGGAACAAGCGGAAGCCAAAGCGGTGGCTTGA
- a CDS encoding ankyrin repeat domain-containing protein, translating into MKITFRVAAHLVSRLTGLRNLVSRLTGLRKRHPSFSDWQFAGDKLETYLSQDLLDGGVSGGTIRCISENRRLFLCVDFWTSDTPNKDLLEKLAEDTRGQLEDGIGEGGFEVACDGEELLLVVEKGARFETVVVDDGEIAPTPSQIAIAARDGATQALSAAIQSAKWDLNAQYQGFPPLSLACLSGHFDAAQLLLQAGADPNATDISNSSPLLNSIFTRNLTDDDSARFAALLLEYGADPAAKAESGDLPHQAARGRDKNRTAQLIEAALHRRSKK; encoded by the coding sequence ATGAAGATTACATTCCGAGTCGCCGCACACTTGGTTAGTCGGTTAACTGGTCTGCGAAACTTGGTTAGTCGGTTAACTGGTCTGCGAAAACGTCACCCAAGTTTTTCTGACTGGCAATTTGCTGGCGATAAGCTGGAAACGTATCTCTCTCAGGATTTGCTTGATGGGGGAGTTTCGGGTGGCACTATTCGGTGCATCAGCGAGAACAGACGCCTCTTTCTATGTGTTGATTTTTGGACGAGCGATACACCCAACAAAGATCTTCTCGAGAAGCTTGCGGAGGACACGAGAGGCCAGTTGGAAGACGGGATTGGCGAGGGAGGGTTTGAGGTCGCTTGCGACGGCGAAGAGCTCTTACTGGTAGTTGAAAAAGGCGCGCGGTTCGAAACAGTCGTCGTCGATGATGGAGAAATTGCTCCAACTCCCTCGCAGATTGCGATCGCGGCGAGAGATGGCGCGACACAAGCCCTCAGCGCCGCGATACAAAGTGCGAAGTGGGATCTCAACGCGCAATATCAGGGATTTCCGCCCCTATCGCTGGCTTGTCTTTCCGGGCATTTTGATGCGGCGCAGTTGCTGCTGCAGGCCGGCGCCGACCCGAACGCCACTGATATTAGCAATTCCAGCCCGCTTTTGAATTCGATCTTCACCCGCAACCTAACGGATGACGACAGCGCGCGCTTTGCCGCGTTGCTGTTGGAGTATGGTGCCGATCCAGCGGCCAAGGCCGAGAGCGGTGACCTTCCACACCAAGCCGCGCGAGGGCGGGACAAGAATCGTACGGCCCAGCTGATTGAGGCGGCTCTTCACCGCCGTTCAAAGAAGTAG
- a CDS encoding NAD(P)/FAD-dependent oxidoreductase — MRIAVIGSGISSLCAAYYLRGQHDVTVFEAGAYVGGHTNTIELETVRGPLAIDTGFIVFNERTYPNFCRLLNELGVESQVSDMSFSVRCERTGLEYAGTGLNGLFAQRMNLLRPGFWRLLRDWRRFSRDALALMNSPEDHLTVGDFFRQHSYSREFREQYFLPMGSAVWSCPHAVFENFPLRFLIEFYQNHGLLTLSDPPVWRVVRGGSHTYVRAIQRALPTPIKVNTPVRAIVREAAGVCLHFDDGRSEVFDHVIAGCHADQSLRLLGERATPRERQILGAFTYESNTAVLHTDTSLLPRLRRAWASWNYYVPAESAAHATVTYHMNRLQGLKTPEEYCVSLNQEARIDPRKVLRSISYRHPIFSLATKPAQQRHQEVIDHEGVSYCGAYWGNGFHEDGVNSALAVCQALQARYAAKELSAA, encoded by the coding sequence ATGCGCATCGCAGTCATCGGTTCCGGAATCTCCTCGCTCTGCGCGGCGTATTACCTGCGCGGCCAGCACGACGTTACGGTGTTCGAAGCGGGAGCTTACGTCGGCGGGCACACGAACACGATCGAGCTGGAAACCGTCAGAGGACCTCTCGCCATCGATACGGGTTTCATCGTCTTCAACGAACGGACCTATCCCAATTTTTGCCGCTTGCTGAACGAGCTAGGCGTCGAGTCGCAGGTGAGCGACATGAGCTTCAGCGTGCGTTGCGAGCGGACGGGGCTGGAGTATGCCGGAACGGGACTCAACGGCTTGTTTGCGCAGCGCATGAACCTGCTGCGACCAGGCTTTTGGCGACTGCTGCGCGATTGGCGACGATTTAGCCGAGACGCCCTCGCGCTGATGAACTCGCCCGAAGATCATCTCACCGTCGGTGACTTTTTTCGCCAGCATTCCTATTCGCGCGAGTTTCGCGAACAGTATTTTCTGCCGATGGGCTCGGCGGTTTGGTCGTGTCCGCACGCGGTGTTCGAAAATTTTCCGCTGCGGTTTCTCATCGAGTTTTATCAAAATCACGGCTTGCTCACGCTGAGCGATCCGCCGGTGTGGCGCGTGGTGCGGGGCGGTTCGCATACCTATGTGCGGGCGATCCAGCGTGCGTTGCCGACTCCGATTAAGGTCAATACTCCTGTTCGCGCTATCGTTCGCGAGGCAGCGGGAGTTTGTTTGCACTTCGACGATGGTCGCAGTGAAGTTTTCGATCATGTCATCGCGGGTTGCCATGCCGATCAATCGCTACGGCTGCTCGGTGAACGCGCAACCCCGCGGGAACGGCAGATTCTCGGCGCGTTCACCTACGAATCGAACACTGCCGTACTGCACACCGATACCAGTCTGCTGCCGCGACTGCGGCGGGCGTGGGCGAGTTGGAACTACTACGTTCCAGCCGAATCGGCAGCGCACGCGACCGTGACTTATCACATGAATCGCCTGCAAGGCTTGAAAACGCCCGAAGAATATTGCGTGTCTCTGAATCAGGAAGCTCGCATCGATCCGCGCAAAGTATTGCGGTCGATCAGCTATCGCCATCCGATCTTCAGCCTGGCGACTAAGCCTGCGCAACAGCGACATCAGGAAGTGATCGACCACGAAGGCGTTTCTTATTGCGGCGCCTATTGGGGAAATGGATTTCATGAGGACGGTGTGAATAGTGCGCTGGCGGTTTGCCAGGCACTGCAAGCTCGCTATGCGGCGAAGGAACTAAGCGCCGCATGA